A window from Candidatus Arthromitus sp. SFB-rat-Yit encodes these proteins:
- the guaB gene encoding IMP dehydrogenase: MARIIKNAYTFDDVLLVPNRSEILPNQVSLRTNLTRKISLNIPLMSASMDTVTESKMAIAMAMNGGIGILHKNMSIEKQGKQLEIVKNYDGKKLEVSSLDSKGRLLCGASIGVTSDMLDRVKELVSKEVDVLVLDTAHGHSKGVIEEVSIIKQLYPDVQIIAGNIATSEAVYDLVHAGADAVKVGIGPGSICTTRIVAGVGVPQLTAIMDCSEEAINHNIPLIADGGIKYSGDIVKALAAGASVVMLGSIFAGCDEAPGEKVVFGERIYKSYRGMGSLGAMNDGSSDRYFQNGSKKFVPEGIEGVVPYKGEVSEIIYQLIGGIKSGMGYLGSADIKTLFNNSRFVVQTSSGIKESHPHDISLMKDAPNYTN; this comes from the coding sequence ATGGCGAGAATTATTAAAAATGCATATACTTTTGATGATGTTTTATTGGTACCAAATAGGTCGGAGATTTTGCCAAATCAAGTTAGTTTAAGAACAAATCTTACTCGGAAAATATCTCTTAATATACCTCTAATGAGTGCTAGTATGGATACTGTTACAGAGAGTAAAATGGCTATAGCTATGGCTATGAATGGAGGTATAGGAATACTTCATAAAAATATGTCAATTGAGAAACAAGGTAAACAGTTAGAAATTGTTAAAAATTATGATGGAAAAAAACTAGAGGTATCTTCTTTAGATAGTAAGGGAAGGCTTTTATGCGGTGCATCAATTGGAGTTACTTCAGATATGCTTGATAGAGTTAAAGAACTTGTGAGTAAAGAAGTTGATGTTTTGGTTTTAGACACGGCTCATGGGCATTCAAAAGGTGTAATAGAGGAAGTATCTATCATAAAACAATTGTATCCAGATGTTCAAATAATTGCTGGAAACATAGCTACAAGTGAAGCTGTATATGATTTAGTTCATGCTGGTGCAGATGCTGTTAAAGTGGGGATAGGTCCTGGGTCAATATGTACAACTAGAATAGTTGCAGGAGTTGGAGTCCCACAGCTTACTGCCATAATGGATTGTTCAGAAGAAGCTATTAATCATAATATACCTTTAATTGCGGATGGTGGAATTAAATATTCTGGTGATATTGTTAAAGCATTAGCAGCTGGTGCAAGTGTAGTTATGCTGGGTTCTATTTTTGCTGGGTGTGACGAAGCACCTGGTGAAAAAGTTGTGTTTGGTGAAAGAATATATAAATCATATAGAGGAATGGGATCTCTTGGTGCAATGAATGATGGATCAAGTGATAGATACTTCCAAAATGGAAGTAAAAAATTTGTTCCTGAAGGAATTGAAGGCGTTGTTCCATATAAAGGTGAGGTTAGTGAAATAATTTATCAGTTAATCGGAGGGATAAAATCAGGAATGGGTTATCTTGGATCTGCAGATATTAAAACCTTATTTAATAATTCAAGATTTGTTGTACAAACTTCCTCAGGCATAAAAGAAAGTCATCCACATGATATAAGCTTAATGAAAGACGCTCCAAATTATACAAATTAA
- a CDS encoding NCS2 family permease: protein MLNKFFKLEEHNTTVFKEFVGGLTTFLSMAYIIFVNPNILSVTGMDRGAVFTATILAAAIGTLIMGLHANFPVALAPGMGLNAFFAYTVVLILGYTWQQALAGIFISGILFMILSLTGLREKIINSIPTSLKHAVGTGIGFFIAFLGFQNSQIIVNNDSTLVGLGNFTDFNVLIAIIGLIITLVLMVKKIPAAIFIGMIVTAIIGIFLGVVDLPQQIIAPIPSISQTFGALFEALPTIFTGDIILVIFSFLFIDFFDTAGTLMAVGFRAGFVNEKGELMRADKALLADSTATVIGSILGTSSTTSFVESLAGVEAGAKTGLASVFTSIFFLLMLFCSGLLTVVTPAITAPALITVGILMASSLSNIEWNKIEIAIPAFMTIIMMVLGYSISEGIASGFVLYPITMWAAGRRKEVHPIMWLLTIIFLVHFIFL, encoded by the coding sequence ATGCTGAATAAGTTTTTCAAACTAGAGGAACACAATACAACGGTATTTAAAGAGTTTGTTGGAGGATTGACAACATTTCTCTCTATGGCTTACATAATTTTCGTTAATCCAAATATTTTATCTGTTACTGGTATGGATCGAGGAGCAGTATTTACAGCAACAATTTTAGCCGCAGCAATTGGAACTTTAATTATGGGTTTGCATGCTAATTTCCCTGTAGCTCTTGCTCCTGGAATGGGATTAAATGCATTTTTCGCTTATACAGTTGTATTAATATTAGGTTATACTTGGCAACAAGCTTTAGCAGGAATATTTATATCAGGAATTTTATTTATGATATTATCCTTAACTGGTTTGAGAGAAAAAATAATTAATAGTATTCCTACATCTTTGAAGCATGCAGTTGGAACTGGTATTGGATTTTTTATTGCATTTCTAGGATTTCAAAATTCACAAATTATTGTAAATAATGATTCAACATTAGTTGGATTAGGTAATTTTACAGATTTTAATGTATTGATTGCAATTATTGGATTAATCATAACTCTTGTATTGATGGTTAAAAAAATTCCAGCAGCTATATTTATCGGTATGATTGTTACAGCAATTATTGGAATATTTTTGGGAGTTGTTGATTTGCCACAACAAATTATCGCACCGATACCTTCTATAAGCCAAACTTTTGGCGCACTATTTGAAGCCCTACCTACTATTTTCACAGGAGATATTATATTAGTTATATTTTCATTTTTGTTTATAGATTTTTTCGATACAGCAGGAACGTTAATGGCTGTCGGATTTAGAGCAGGATTTGTAAATGAAAAGGGAGAATTAATGAGAGCTGATAAAGCTTTGTTAGCTGATTCAACAGCAACGGTAATTGGATCAATTTTAGGAACATCTTCTACAACATCTTTTGTTGAGTCTTTGGCAGGTGTTGAAGCCGGTGCTAAAACTGGACTTGCATCTGTATTTACATCGATATTTTTCTTGCTTATGTTGTTTTGTTCGGGACTTTTAACAGTTGTTACACCTGCGATTACTGCTCCAGCACTTATTACAGTTGGTATTTTGATGGCATCATCATTGAGTAATATTGAGTGGAATAAAATCGAGATAGCGATTCCAGCATTTATGACTATTATTATGATGGTACTTGGATATTCTATATCTGAAGGTATTGCATCAGGATTTGTTTTATATCCAATTACAATGTGGGCAGCTGGTAGAAGAAAAGAAGTTCATCCTATAATGTGGCTACTTACCATAATCTTCTTAGTGCATTTTATATTTTTATAA
- the guaA gene encoding glutamine-hydrolyzing GMP synthase: protein MKSDQVVVIDFGSQYNQLICRRIRELGVYSELKSHKIMAQDIKKLTNVKGIILSGSPNTVTDKDSFGMDPEILNLGIPVMGICYGMQLITYMNGGIVEKASEREYGKTEIKTNKDGIFENLPEDQIVWMSHGYHVKTLPLGFKVSASSESCPIAGAFNEDKNIHLVQFHPEVEHSVYGTEILKNFIFKICKAEANWSMSNFVEDQIVNIREQVGDKKVLCALSGGVDSSVVAALIYKAIGNQLLCMFIDNGLLREGEAQSVVDTFDGKFKMNFVKVDAQERFLNKLKGVSDPEQKRKIIGNEFVFCFEEETSKLNDFEFLAQGTLYTDVIESGTSTAQTIKSHHNVGGLPENMKFKLIEPLNTLFKDEVRELGLELGLPESIVYRQPFPGPGLGIRVIGEVTEEKLKILKQADKILRDEIEKAGLNREIWQYFACLTNMKSVGVMGDERTYSYTVALRAVISSDGMTSDWARIPYEVLDVISRRIVNEVNDVNRIVYDITSKPPSTIEFE, encoded by the coding sequence ATGAAGAGTGATCAAGTGGTAGTTATTGATTTTGGAAGTCAATATAATCAATTAATTTGTCGACGTATTAGGGAACTTGGAGTTTATAGTGAGTTAAAATCTCATAAAATAATGGCACAAGATATTAAGAAATTGACAAATGTTAAAGGTATTATATTAAGCGGTAGTCCAAATACTGTTACGGATAAAGATTCATTTGGTATGGATCCAGAAATACTTAATCTCGGAATACCTGTTATGGGGATTTGTTATGGGATGCAACTTATAACGTATATGAATGGTGGAATTGTTGAAAAAGCATCTGAGAGAGAGTATGGAAAAACTGAAATTAAAACTAATAAAGATGGGATTTTTGAAAACCTCCCAGAAGATCAAATTGTTTGGATGAGTCATGGGTATCATGTTAAAACTTTACCTTTAGGTTTTAAAGTTAGTGCTAGCAGTGAATCTTGTCCAATTGCTGGAGCATTCAATGAAGATAAGAATATACATTTAGTTCAATTCCACCCAGAGGTTGAACATTCTGTGTATGGAACTGAAATTTTAAAGAATTTTATATTTAAGATCTGTAAGGCTGAAGCAAATTGGTCAATGAGTAATTTTGTTGAGGATCAAATTGTTAATATAAGAGAGCAGGTTGGAGATAAAAAAGTTTTGTGTGCTCTTAGTGGAGGGGTTGATTCTTCTGTTGTTGCAGCACTCATTTATAAAGCTATTGGTAATCAATTATTATGTATGTTTATTGATAATGGACTTCTTCGTGAAGGGGAGGCTCAGTCAGTTGTTGATACTTTTGATGGAAAATTCAAAATGAATTTTGTTAAAGTTGATGCTCAGGAGAGATTTTTAAATAAATTAAAGGGAGTTTCTGACCCTGAACAAAAACGCAAGATCATAGGTAATGAATTTGTATTTTGTTTTGAAGAAGAAACATCGAAGTTAAACGATTTTGAATTTTTGGCTCAGGGGACTCTCTACACTGATGTTATAGAGTCAGGAACTAGTACAGCACAAACAATAAAATCCCATCATAATGTTGGCGGACTTCCAGAAAACATGAAATTTAAATTGATTGAACCATTAAATACGCTTTTTAAAGATGAGGTTAGGGAACTTGGATTGGAACTTGGATTGCCTGAGAGCATTGTTTATCGCCAGCCATTCCCAGGACCAGGGCTCGGTATAAGGGTCATTGGAGAAGTTACAGAAGAAAAACTTAAAATATTAAAACAAGCAGATAAAATTTTAAGAGATGAAATTGAAAAGGCAGGTCTTAATAGAGAGATATGGCAATATTTTGCTTGTCTGACAAATATGAAGTCCGTTGGTGTTATGGGCGATGAAAGAACTTATAGTTATACAGTTGCTTTGAGAGCTGTTATATCAAGTGATGGAATGACTTCGGATTGGGCGAGAATTCCGTATGAAGTTCTTGATGTTATTTCAAGACGTATAGTTAATGAGGTTAATGATGTGAATAGGATTGTTTATGATATTACTTCAAAACCACCATCAACAATAGAATTTGAATAA
- a CDS encoding flagellin, which yields MIINNNINAMNAHRNMANITVTQGKSMEKLSSGLRINKASDDSAGLAISENMRSQIRGLNQSYRNAQDGISMIQIAEGALSETHSIGQRMRELAVQSANGSYTDEDRKLINEEFKNLKSEIDRISEDTEFNGNKIINGNISGKEIKTCDNSKVQITGDVTDPNKISQVMKEVDPDELSKLGEGTFDLILTKNKFDVTISIVDRSHFNGGKPYVMDSVFIENPTNIEVVKLAGINLKFNNIQATSPHLTSGKEMKISFSNDAKKISNGVDFQIGANEGQMVGLNIENMRSRELGLGGIDVSTIENSKEAIERLDIAIFRVSDQRANLGAMQNRLEHTLSSVGNTAENLQAAESRIRDVDMAKEMMNLTKLNILQQASQSMLAQANQLPQQVMSILK from the coding sequence ATGATAATAAATAACAATATTAATGCGATGAATGCACATAGAAATATGGCTAATATAACAGTCACTCAAGGAAAGTCAATGGAAAAATTGAGTTCGGGATTAAGGATAAATAAAGCATCAGATGATTCAGCAGGTCTTGCAATTTCTGAAAATATGAGATCACAAATAAGAGGACTTAATCAGTCGTATAGAAATGCACAAGATGGAATTTCGATGATTCAGATAGCTGAAGGAGCATTATCTGAAACTCATTCAATTGGGCAGAGAATGAGGGAGCTTGCAGTTCAATCAGCAAACGGAAGTTACACAGATGAGGATAGAAAATTGATAAATGAAGAGTTTAAAAATTTAAAATCTGAGATTGATAGAATTTCAGAGGATACAGAATTTAATGGTAATAAGATTATTAATGGAAATATTTCGGGAAAAGAAATTAAGACTTGTGATAATAGTAAAGTTCAGATTACTGGAGATGTTACAGATCCCAACAAAATTAGTCAAGTAATGAAAGAAGTAGATCCAGATGAGCTATCAAAACTTGGAGAGGGAACATTTGACTTAATACTTACTAAAAATAAATTTGATGTAACAATTAGTATAGTGGATAGATCACATTTCAATGGCGGTAAGCCATATGTTATGGATAGTGTATTTATAGAGAATCCTACAAATATTGAAGTTGTAAAATTAGCTGGTATTAATTTGAAGTTTAATAATATACAGGCTACTTCTCCACACCTTACTAGTGGAAAGGAAATGAAAATTTCTTTTTCAAACGATGCTAAAAAAATATCTAATGGGGTTGATTTCCAAATAGGTGCAAATGAAGGTCAAATGGTTGGACTTAATATTGAAAATATGAGAAGCCGTGAACTTGGACTTGGTGGGATTGATGTATCAACAATAGAAAACTCAAAAGAGGCGATTGAAAGGTTAGATATAGCAATTTTTAGAGTATCTGATCAAAGGGCTAATCTAGGGGCTATGCAAAATAGACTTGAACATACTTTGTCATCAGTTGGGAACACTGCAGAGAATTTACAAGCAGCGGAATCAAGAATAAGGGATGTTGATATGGCAAAAGAGATGATGAATTTAACAAAATTAAATATTCTTCAACAAGCATCTCAATCGATGCTTGCACAAGCAAATCAGTTGCCTCAACAAGTTATGTCGATTTTAAAATAA
- a CDS encoding phosphate/phosphite/phosphonate ABC transporter substrate-binding protein, whose protein sequence is MRKHVTRILTSGFLALSLLTGCVGSPSTNESNTSSSSSNTTTSVKKIDKLNIAFVPSKDPEQIITATEPLKEMLKDELSKQGYSIGEVNISVGTNYEAVGEALVSGTVDVGFIPGGTYVLYDDGAEVLLTATRDALNHSSENPIDWNQSPTEYIPQQATSYRSLLIAGPSAKGKELSEKINNGQDLTWEDLNSAKWAVMSPTSSAGYIYPTLFLNDKYGKTVADLTNKVQSDSYGSSVARLAAEQVDVITVFADARIDYAEKWTNEYGRTSQIWDETNVIGVAAPIYNDTISVSKNSPIMTPEFNNAFATAMINIANTDEGKKVISFYSHKGYERAQSADYDNERRVQKLIRELKSQ, encoded by the coding sequence ATGAGAAAGCATGTTACACGTATACTAACTTCTGGTTTTTTGGCATTATCACTTTTAACTGGTTGCGTGGGGTCACCTTCAACTAATGAATCAAATACTTCATCAAGTTCATCCAATACAACAACAAGTGTTAAAAAAATTGACAAATTAAATATTGCATTTGTTCCTTCAAAAGATCCAGAACAAATTATTACAGCAACAGAACCATTAAAAGAAATGCTTAAAGATGAATTAAGCAAGCAAGGTTATTCAATTGGAGAAGTTAATATTTCAGTCGGGACAAACTATGAGGCTGTAGGAGAGGCTTTGGTGTCTGGTACTGTTGATGTTGGATTTATTCCAGGTGGTACATATGTGTTGTATGATGATGGTGCAGAGGTACTGTTAACAGCTACAAGAGATGCGCTTAATCACAGCTCTGAAAACCCAATTGATTGGAATCAATCACCTACAGAATACATACCACAACAAGCTACTTCATATAGATCGCTTCTTATTGCTGGACCTTCTGCTAAAGGTAAAGAGCTTAGTGAGAAGATAAATAATGGACAAGATTTAACATGGGAAGATTTAAATAGTGCAAAGTGGGCTGTAATGAGTCCAACATCGTCTGCAGGATATATTTATCCAACATTATTTTTAAATGATAAATATGGAAAAACTGTAGCAGATTTAACTAATAAAGTTCAATCTGATTCTTATGGAAGTTCTGTTGCGAGATTGGCTGCTGAGCAAGTTGATGTTATAACAGTTTTTGCTGATGCAAGAATTGATTATGCTGAAAAATGGACAAATGAATATGGGCGTACAAGTCAAATTTGGGATGAAACAAATGTTATAGGTGTAGCTGCTCCGATTTATAATGATACGATAAGTGTAAGTAAAAATTCTCCTATTATGACACCTGAATTCAATAATGCATTTGCTACAGCAATGATAAATATAGCAAATACTGATGAAGGTAAAAAGGTTATTTCATTTTATAGTCATAAAGGATATGAACGTGCTCAATCTGCCGATTATGATAATGAAAGAAGGGTTCAGAAGCTTATTCGTGAACTAAAATCTCAGTAA
- the phnC gene encoding phosphonate ABC transporter ATP-binding protein, with translation MIEFNNVSKVYPNGTKGLDNVNLKIDKGEFVAIIGLSGAGKSTLIRTINRMIDITDGNLIVNGKDVKSLKGKQLREFRRKIGMIFQSFNLVTRTTVIKNVLTAKVPEISFIRSVFGIFTKEEKIQALEALDKMGIVDKAFIRADQLSGGQQQRVALSRTLAQNPEIILADEPVAALDPITARKVMEDFKKINKEMDISILINIHHVELALNYADRIVGIRDGKIVYDGPSSDVTEEILENIYKGKVEVVA, from the coding sequence ATGATAGAATTTAATAACGTTTCCAAAGTATATCCTAATGGTACTAAAGGACTTGATAATGTTAATCTTAAGATAGATAAAGGAGAATTTGTAGCAATCATCGGGTTATCTGGTGCAGGTAAATCAACTTTAATAAGAACAATAAACAGAATGATTGATATTACAGATGGAAATTTAATTGTGAATGGTAAGGATGTAAAATCATTAAAAGGAAAACAGCTTAGAGAATTTAGGCGAAAGATTGGTATGATTTTTCAATCATTTAATTTGGTAACTCGTACGACTGTTATAAAAAATGTTTTAACAGCAAAGGTACCCGAAATTTCATTTATAAGATCAGTATTTGGAATTTTTACAAAAGAGGAAAAGATTCAAGCTTTGGAAGCTTTGGATAAGATGGGAATTGTTGATAAGGCATTTATAAGAGCAGATCAACTTTCAGGAGGACAGCAACAGAGAGTTGCATTATCGAGAACCCTTGCACAAAATCCTGAGATAATTTTAGCTGATGAACCTGTTGCAGCTTTGGATCCGATTACAGCTAGAAAAGTTATGGAAGATTTTAAGAAGATAAATAAAGAGATGGATATTTCAATTTTGATTAATATCCACCATGTTGAACTTGCACTTAATTATGCAGATAGAATTGTGGGAATTAGAGATGGGAAAATAGTTTATGATGGACCTTCATCTGATGTGACAGAAGAAATATTAGAGAATATTTACAAAGGCAAGGTGGAGGTGGTTGCGTGA
- the phnE gene encoding phosphonate ABC transporter, permease protein PhnE: MNIYDKIFRPRVIELGNGKQVVEKRSMVPLLILIFIIAVIVSMGITGFNFNTLIRRGGNFFDIIKQMFPPNFEYINKIWKPLFDTIKMSFLGSIIGALAVVPFSVVASSNIIKNKFIVSIMRFLLSIIRTLPTLVIALIATYIFGLGTFAGTVAIAIFTFGYVGKKLYEQIETVDMGAYEAIQALGASKVRAFSSAIVPQVLPTYIATSLFCFEGNVRHAAILGYVGAGGIGLILNENLGWREYSSVGMILISLFVAVVLIELLSHYLRKKLT, from the coding sequence GTGAATATCTACGATAAGATATTTAGACCAAGGGTTATAGAACTTGGAAATGGCAAACAAGTTGTAGAAAAAAGATCTATGGTACCACTTTTAATTTTAATTTTTATTATTGCAGTTATAGTATCTATGGGAATTACTGGATTTAATTTCAATACATTAATTAGGCGTGGTGGAAATTTCTTTGATATTATAAAACAAATGTTCCCGCCAAATTTTGAGTACATAAATAAAATATGGAAACCACTTTTTGATACGATAAAAATGTCTTTTTTGGGATCTATTATAGGTGCTTTGGCTGTCGTACCCTTTTCTGTAGTGGCGTCAAGCAACATAATAAAAAATAAATTCATTGTATCTATAATGAGATTTTTACTGAGCATAATAAGAACGCTTCCAACATTAGTTATAGCACTTATTGCAACATATATTTTTGGTCTTGGGACTTTTGCGGGTACTGTTGCTATTGCTATATTTACTTTTGGATATGTTGGAAAGAAACTTTATGAGCAAATAGAAACTGTTGATATGGGAGCTTATGAGGCAATTCAGGCATTAGGAGCAAGTAAGGTACGAGCATTTTCAAGTGCTATTGTCCCGCAGGTTTTGCCTACGTATATTGCTACAAGTTTATTTTGTTTTGAAGGTAATGTTAGGCATGCGGCTATATTAGGTTATGTCGGTGCTGGAGGAATTGGTTTAATTTTAAATGAGAACTTGGGCTGGAGAGAGTATTCAAGTGTTGGAATGATACTTATATCTTTATTTGTAGCTGTAGTTTTAATTGAATTGCTAAGTCATTATCTTAGGAAGAAATTAACTTAG
- the phnE gene encoding phosphonate ABC transporter, permease protein PhnE, with amino-acid sequence MSEIVLRQYEKEPRKFLWKIITALVCVFFIVLSSSTINLDGISKNGIQIAKNIFLGIFNPDTELLFNFVDGVPYLLLETMCIAFLGTLVGAILAIPISFMSATNIVPKPISVIGRFIIMSIRTVPSIVYALMFIRVTGPGAFAGLLTMSLSSIGMISKMYIESIEDLDTKILESLDACGCNFFQKIRYGILPQLFPDFISTVIYRFDMNLRDASILGIVGAGGIGAPLIFSMNAYRWSQVGSIIIGLIVLVLIIEFISTRIRVKLARG; translated from the coding sequence ATGAGTGAAATAGTTTTAAGACAGTACGAGAAAGAACCACGTAAATTTTTATGGAAAATAATTACGGCTTTGGTTTGTGTCTTTTTTATTGTCTTGTCAAGCAGTACTATAAATTTAGATGGTATATCAAAAAATGGTATTCAAATAGCTAAGAATATTTTTCTTGGGATATTTAATCCGGATACCGAATTACTATTTAATTTTGTTGATGGAGTACCTTACCTTTTGCTTGAAACAATGTGTATTGCCTTTCTTGGTACACTTGTTGGTGCAATTCTTGCTATACCAATTTCATTTATGTCAGCAACAAATATTGTTCCTAAGCCAATAAGTGTTATCGGAAGATTTATAATAATGTCAATTCGTACAGTTCCATCAATTGTTTATGCTTTGATGTTCATAAGAGTGACGGGTCCTGGAGCTTTTGCTGGACTTCTTACGATGTCGCTGTCATCTATTGGAATGATATCTAAAATGTATATTGAATCTATAGAAGATTTGGATACGAAGATTTTGGAATCTTTAGATGCTTGTGGATGTAATTTCTTTCAAAAAATACGTTATGGAATACTTCCTCAGCTTTTTCCAGATTTCATTTCAACAGTTATATATCGATTCGATATGAATTTGAGAGATGCAAGTATACTTGGGATAGTAGGAGCGGGAGGAATAGGGGCTCCATTAATATTCTCTATGAATGCTTATAGATGGAGTCAGGTTGGATCAATTATAATAGGACTTATAGTTCTTGTGCTTATTATAGAATTTATTTCGACTAGAATAAGAGTAAAGCTAGCTAGGGGGTAG
- a CDS encoding bifunctional metallophosphatase/5'-nucleotidase, producing MNKNLRIIFTSDIHGYFFNTDYMDREIKPQGLLHLATRYNKDDETLIIDGGDMLQGSPFTYFSKLRNSPDRIARIMNKVGYDFVTIGNHDFNYGYEYFKKYLEHLDAECVCENCLNEDGNPIYPYKIVTMKNGLKVGIVGCVTEFVNLWENPKNLGGVSIGNIIENLKRAYEQMKDKVDITICVYHGGFECDIDTKKIIETSGENVGFKICNELNFDILLTGHQHVGIEGRYLNNTYIVQNLFNAMSFHDIKITRNNGENIINSEMIFAKDIPFSNEMLPFNEENEEVQDLIDDFVGELDEELLPDTHLNMAINGSKLADFINKIQIEYTGADISSTSFANRISGLPKKVRIRDILLTYPFSNTLVVLEINGKNLKKVLERSAEYFDVKDGEVIISEKFLKPKIEHYNYDYYMGVDYKINYGGAIGNRVYDIKVKGKEVSDNDIFTICLNSYRAKGTGGYFTYNDCKVVKKYDEEMFEILMEYIKNFHEHKNK from the coding sequence ATGAATAAAAATTTGAGAATAATTTTTACATCTGATATTCATGGTTATTTTTTTAATACTGATTATATGGATAGAGAAATTAAACCTCAAGGATTGCTACATTTGGCAACGAGATATAATAAAGATGATGAAACTTTAATTATTGATGGGGGCGATATGCTTCAAGGATCGCCATTTACATATTTTAGCAAATTGAGAAATTCACCTGATAGAATTGCACGCATCATGAACAAAGTTGGATATGATTTTGTAACTATAGGAAATCATGATTTTAATTATGGATATGAATATTTTAAAAAATATTTGGAACATTTAGATGCTGAATGTGTTTGTGAGAATTGTCTTAATGAAGATGGCAATCCTATATATCCGTATAAAATAGTTACAATGAAAAATGGACTCAAGGTTGGGATTGTAGGATGTGTAACTGAATTTGTAAATCTATGGGAAAATCCAAAGAATTTGGGTGGAGTTTCGATTGGGAATATAATTGAAAATTTAAAGAGAGCCTATGAACAAATGAAAGACAAGGTTGATATAACTATCTGTGTATATCACGGCGGATTTGAATGCGATATTGATACGAAAAAAATAATTGAAACAAGTGGAGAAAATGTTGGTTTTAAAATTTGTAATGAATTGAACTTTGATATACTATTGACGGGACATCAACACGTTGGGATTGAGGGAAGATACTTGAATAACACTTACATAGTACAAAATTTATTCAATGCCATGAGCTTTCACGATATAAAAATAACAAGAAATAATGGTGAAAATATTATTAATTCTGAAATGATATTTGCAAAAGATATACCATTTTCTAACGAGATGTTACCATTTAATGAAGAGAATGAAGAAGTTCAAGACCTTATAGATGATTTTGTTGGTGAATTAGATGAAGAACTACTTCCGGATACTCATTTAAATATGGCAATTAATGGAAGTAAACTTGCTGACTTCATAAATAAAATTCAGATAGAATATACAGGGGCTGATATTTCTTCCACAAGTTTTGCAAATAGAATTTCTGGACTTCCAAAGAAGGTTAGAATAAGGGACATTTTGCTCACGTATCCATTTTCAAATACTTTAGTTGTTCTTGAAATAAATGGAAAGAATTTAAAGAAAGTTCTTGAGAGAAGTGCTGAATATTTTGATGTAAAAGATGGGGAAGTTATTATCTCTGAAAAATTTTTAAAACCTAAAATTGAACATTATAATTATGATTACTATATGGGCGTTGATTATAAAATCAATTATGGCGGAGCTATTGGTAATCGAGTTTATGATATCAAAGTAAAAGGTAAAGAAGTGTCGGACAATGATATTTTTACAATTTGTTTGAACAGTTACAGAGCAAAAGGAACTGGTGGATATTTTACATATAATGATTGTAAAGTTGTGAAAAAATATGATGAAGAAATGTTTGAAATATTAATGGAATATATCAAAAATTTTCACGAACATAAAAATAAATAA